A section of the Carya illinoinensis cultivar Pawnee chromosome 12, C.illinoinensisPawnee_v1, whole genome shotgun sequence genome encodes:
- the LOC122289333 gene encoding uncharacterized protein LOC122289333, giving the protein MEVDDQSSRRRGNSQCRKFIRHDHVQGHERLFRDCFAENPVYPSNLFRRRFRMSRPLFLRILNEVESYDPYFVQRRDNVGGLGIGESTAMESLKKFSETVVTVFSEEYLRSPTANDIARLLAVGEQRGFPGMLGSIDCMHWKWKNCPAAWKGMYSGHIREPTIILEAVASYDLWIWHAFFGMPGSHNDINVLERSFIFTELAQGRAPPVNYTINGNDYTMGYYLADGIYPKWRTFVKTIPSPECLNIEYDQLDDNLPELSRNHTTELTDFIQRHHDIRDSSAHHQLQEDIIEHQWLLHSQH; this is encoded by the exons ATGGAGGTGGATGATCAGTCATCGAGGCGACGTGGCAATAGCCAATGTCGTAAGTTTATTCGACATGATCATGTTCAAGGACACGAGCGTCTATTTCGTGATTGCTTTGCTGAAAATCcagtatatccctcgaatctatttcgaagGAGATTTCGGATGAGTCGTCCCCTATTTCTTCGTATTCTAAATGAAGTAGAGTCTTACGACCCGTACTTCgtccagagaagagataatgttGGCGGACTCG gtattggtgaaagcaccgCAATGGAGAGCCTAAAAAAATTTTCTGAGACAGTAGTAACTGTTTTCTCAGAAGAATATCTAAGGTCTCCAACTGCTAATGATATAGCTCGATTGCTTGCAGTTGGTGAACAACGAGGATTCCCAGGAATGTTGggaagcattgattgcatgcattggaagtggaaaaattgtcCCGCAGCTTGGAAAGGTATGTATTCTGGCCACATccgtgaaccaactattattttagaagcagttgcttcatatgatctctggatatggcatgccttttttggtatgcccggttcacataacgatattaatgtgctagagagatcttttatttttacggaACTTGCCCAAGGGCGTGCTCCTCCAGTCAATTACACTATCAATGGCAACGACTATACTATGGGCTATTACCTTGCGGacggtatttatcccaagtggcgaacttttgtgaagacgattccatcacc TGAGTGTTTGAACATTGaatatgatcaacttgatgataatCTCCCCGAATTGTCGCGCAATCATACAACTGAGCTTACAGACTTCATCCAGCGTCATCATGATATTAGAGACAGTTCGGCACATCATCAACTTCAAGAAGATataattgaacatcaatggcTTTTACATTCACAACATTAG